The following proteins are co-located in the Apium graveolens cultivar Ventura chromosome 5, ASM990537v1, whole genome shotgun sequence genome:
- the LOC141725048 gene encoding receptor like protein kinase S.2-like — protein sequence MLQSNMQMSPHHRHLCFVLPNEFDEDELSYETPIATPSRQTPQHRRGPRGTFRSLRVFVHNPVFRFFESKFIKIRRFRQPTRLPSSVYLDIEGVQILEKFGESNNPRNFSYSELYIGSKGFSKDEILGSGGFGRVYKAVLPSDGSVVAVKCLAERGDRFEKTFAAELLAMAHLRHRNLVSLRGWCLYDDQLFLVYDYMPNSSLDRLLFKGKGSRVLDWDQRVNIVNGLAAALFYLHEQLETQVIHRDVKTSNVMLDAELNARLGDFGLARWLEHEIDSKLRTPSVKYDKQFRLVETTRIGGTIGYLPPENFQRHGAATAKSDVFSFGIVLLEIVAGRKAVDLTYQEEKIVLLDWIRNLSDEGLVLKSGDSRIPNGSYKNSEMEYIIHLGLLCTLQEPQSRPNMKWIMEVLSGNLCGELPTLPSFKAYPQYISISSSNTDTSNITNTRPFSSTFTTTSYTTESLIRDSSTYFTAKGETLYASVEASPSRHAMSLVNIPHEVSLEEIIAITNNFAESQRLAEIGLGTAYHGFLDRKHHVIVKRLGTTPSAAVRSNFLYELQNLGKLRHRNVVQLRGWCIQNREMLALYDYNATHLLNHALFHPGHRGHQILQWHQRYNIIKSLASAICYLHEDWDEEVLHKNITSSSIFLDSDMNPRLGCFDLAQFLTRTEQVEHVAPEKIFPSEGMFGYASPEYIMQGRATTMSDIYSFGVVVLEVLSGQMAVDFSRPEALLIKRVHDFETQKRRYDELADRRLDGQYNHKELVRLVKLGMACTRSDPKERPSIRSIVSILNGYDRCFLEQGLKKERREEWIHNNFSSLSLVQRIQAIGIH from the coding sequence ATGTTACAGAGCAATATGCAGATGAGCCCCCACCACCGCCACCTTTGCTTTGTTTTACCAAATGAATTTGATGAAGATGAGCTATCTTATGAAACTCCCATTGCAACACCATCAAGACAAACACCACAGCATCGTCGCGGACCTCGTGGTACCTTCCGTAGTCTTAGAGTTTTTGTTCACAACCCTGTTTTCAGGTTCTTTGAatcaaaatttattaaaattcGTCGATTTCGACAACCAACAAGACTACCTTCTAGTGTGTACTTGGACATTGAGGgagttcaaattcttgaaaagTTTGGAGAAAGCAATAATCCCAGAAATTTTAGCTACTCGGAGCTTTATATTGGATCGAAAGGCTTCAGCAAAGATGAAATTCTTGGAAGTGGAGGTTTCGGAAGGGTTTACAAAGCTGTTTTACCTAGTGATGGATCAGTGGTTGCTGTTAAGTGTTTAGCTGAGAGAGGTGATCGGTTTGAGAAGACTTTTGCTGCTGAGTTGTTGGCAATGGCTCATCTTAGGCACCGAAATCTTGTCAGCTTACGCGGATGGTGCCTATATGATGATCAGCTATTTCTGGTTTATGACTACATGCCTAATAGTAGCCTTGACCGGCTTCTTTTTAAGGGGAAGGGGTCAAGAGTTCTTGATTGGGATCAGAGAGTAAATATAGTCAACGGTTTGGCAGCTGCATTGTTTTATCTACATGAACAATTGGAGACTCAGGTCATACACAGGGATGTCAAGACAAGTAATGTGATGCTGGATGCGGAACTTAATGCGAGGCTTGGTGATTTTGGATTGGCTAGGTGGTTAGAGCATGAGATTGACTCCAAATTAAGGACTCCATCAGTGAAGTATGACAAACAATTTAGACTAGTGGAGACAACCAGAATTGGTGGCACAATTGGGTACTTGCCACCTGAGAATTTTCAGAGACATGGGGCTGCCACCGCAAAATCAGATGTTTTTAGTTTTGGGATTGTTCTGCTGGAGATTGTGGCAGGGCGGAAGGCAGTGGATCTCACTTATCAGGAAGAAAAAATCGTATTGCTCGACTGGATACGAAATCTGTCCGATGAAGGATTGGTTTTGAAATCAGGGGATAGTAGGATTCCAAATGGATCTTACAAGAATTCTGAAATGGAATATATCATCCATTTGGGATTGCTATGTACTCTTCAGGAACCACAATCAAGACCAAACATGAAATGGATTATGGAAGTACTTTCTGGAAATCTTTGTGGAGAACTGCCAACTCTTCCATCATTCAAAGCTTACCCTCAATATATCTCCATATCAAGTAGCAACACTGATACTAGCAACATTACCAACACAAGGCCATTTAGCTCAACCTTCACAACCACCAGTTATACCACTGAATCACTCATAAGAGATTCCTCCACATATTTCACAGCCAAGGGTGAGACCTTATATGCAAGCGTTGAGGCTAGCCCCTCGCGTCATGCTATGTCACTAGTTAACATTCCACATGAAGTAAGCCTTGAAGAAATCATTGCAATAACAAACAACTTCGCTGAATCCCAGAGGTTGGCTGAAATAGGATTAGGGACTGCTTACCACGGCTTTCTTGACAGAAAACATCATGTTATAGTGAAGAGATTAGGCACAACTCCTTCTGCTGCTGTCCGTTCAAACTTCTTATATGAACTTCAGAACCTAGGCAAACTGAGACATCGGAATGTTGTGCAGCTTCGTGGATGGTGCATTCAGAATAGAGAAATGCTTGCTTTATATGATTACAATGCAACTCATCTGTTAAATCATGCTTTATTCCATCCTGGTCATAGAGGACATCAAATACTACAATGGCATCAAAGATATAACATTATCAAATCACTTGCCTCAGCAATTTGTTACTTACATGAGGATTGGGATGAAGAAGTACTTCATAAAAACATTACTTCTTCATCTATCTTTCTTGATTCAGACATGAACCCGCGACTTGGTTGCTTTGACCTTGCTCAGTTCTTAACAAGAACTGAACAAGTTGAACATGTGGCTCCTGAAAAAATCTTCCCTTCTGAGGGCATGTTTGGTTACGCATCTCCAGAATACATCATGCAGGGTAGAGCAACAACAATGTCTGATATTTATAGCTTTGGCGTGGTAGTGCTTGAAGTTCTTAGTGGACAGATGGCAGTTGATTTCAGCCGCCCTGAGGCACTACTAATCAAGAGAGTGCATGACTTCGAAACACAAAAGAGAAGGTACGATGAATTGGCAGATCGGAGATTAGATGGGCAATACAATCACAAGGAACTAGTGAGGCTGGTGAAATTAGGAATGGCTTGCACACGCTCCGACCCAAAAGAAAGACCAAGCATCAGGAGCATTGTAAGCATACTCAACGGGTACGATAGATGCTTCCTAGAGCAAGGGCTAAAGAAGGAGAGAAGAGAAGAATGGATACATAACAACTTCTCTTCACTGTCACTAGTTCAAAGAATCCAGGCTATAGGGATACATTAA